The Candidatus Taylorbacteria bacterium genome has a segment encoding these proteins:
- a CDS encoding HAD-IC family P-type ATPase, producing MFRVSESTRQKRDAIMSILFRNVFLLVNAIIGVVVIFLILFGDVREGIFLGSITVLNMIIGTAQETKAWWTLQKLQSLTAPRALRIEKDGSEHSIHTEEVEKNDRIQLKTGDQVPCDGHLVSSHGFEVNEALITGESRSSLRVPGGKLLAGGIVTSGSGVLEVEETFANSRIAQMTKSVKKFSLNFSPIQIALNKIIKYSSYLLILIIFFVTVRGYVIHQLPVDIVKNVGALTSLLLPQGMVVIMTLIFAFGASNLYRKNILLQEINAVEKIGRIKNLCMDKTGTLTDNNLEVREMHLAEGVTRPEAEQAATAYIKGSNDASLMMNAIGKFVNTDFEGVIVEDLSFSSTRQFGAVRAQNDDAENCILVGAPDILLSQLISSQEKEWLKNIIETETKIGNRIVFFTEVKGGVIPSDLSKVQLSAIAVFVLSNNLREGVKDAIDFFQKRGVVIRIISGDNPDTVRAVAESAGVKNTGAVITGPEIEGWSAEDFIEKTKGFTIFARVKPLQKEKLIEALKHDGFTAMVGDGANDAVAIKKSDLGVAMFDGAVATRQIASIVLTKNSFGDLPNGVKLADSVIENIEICASIFFNQIIIGFLFFISLIMLGYSFPFTPLNITFINYFAIGLPTSLIFYWIIRSRHAHLLQDPRPFLKRVLPFAAISALPQTILVVFAFYASIENTKITSPTSLVILAFILAGLIFFTFTPRVYAGVTTDAQKKQFFALIVLEIVSFLFLVKIPFIDTFYNLKSPSLLSVLELAPLALIYAVIQYILAKWFSQDEIASRNIRKTPTNSSL from the coding sequence TTTGGTAAACGCGATTATTGGAGTGGTTGTTATTTTTCTCATTTTATTTGGAGATGTGAGAGAGGGAATATTTCTGGGTTCAATAACTGTCTTAAATATGATTATCGGGACCGCACAGGAAACCAAAGCTTGGTGGACACTTCAAAAACTCCAATCATTGACGGCTCCTCGAGCGCTCCGCATTGAAAAGGACGGAAGCGAACATTCCATTCACACCGAGGAAGTGGAGAAAAATGACCGGATACAACTTAAAACAGGGGACCAGGTTCCGTGCGATGGACACCTCGTTTCATCTCACGGATTTGAAGTAAATGAAGCACTCATTACTGGAGAATCGCGGTCATCTTTACGCGTACCGGGAGGGAAGCTTCTTGCTGGCGGGATAGTTACATCCGGTTCAGGCGTTTTGGAAGTCGAAGAAACATTTGCGAACAGTAGAATTGCTCAAATGACTAAAAGCGTCAAAAAATTCTCGCTCAATTTTAGTCCCATTCAAATTGCACTGAATAAAATCATTAAGTACTCGAGTTACCTTCTTATACTCATCATTTTTTTTGTTACGGTGAGGGGATATGTCATTCATCAGCTACCGGTTGATATTGTGAAAAATGTGGGAGCCCTGACCAGCCTCCTCTTGCCACAAGGTATGGTGGTCATCATGACGCTCATTTTTGCCTTTGGCGCATCAAATCTGTATCGGAAAAATATTCTTCTTCAGGAGATAAATGCCGTCGAAAAAATAGGGAGAATCAAAAACCTCTGCATGGACAAAACCGGAACGCTTACCGACAATAATCTTGAGGTCAGGGAAATGCATCTTGCCGAAGGTGTCACAAGACCCGAGGCGGAGCAGGCCGCCACGGCCTATATAAAGGGCTCAAATGACGCATCTTTGATGATGAATGCGATTGGCAAATTCGTGAATACCGATTTTGAGGGTGTTATAGTGGAAGATCTTTCTTTTTCCTCGACCCGACAGTTTGGAGCGGTTCGCGCTCAAAACGATGACGCGGAAAACTGTATATTGGTTGGCGCGCCCGATATTTTACTTTCCCAACTCATCAGCTCTCAAGAAAAAGAATGGCTAAAAAATATTATTGAAACGGAAACAAAAATAGGCAACCGAATTGTTTTTTTTACGGAAGTGAAAGGGGGAGTAATCCCATCCGATCTTTCTAAAGTGCAACTGTCTGCAATTGCAGTTTTTGTATTGAGCAACAACCTTCGCGAAGGGGTAAAGGACGCCATCGATTTTTTTCAAAAGCGTGGAGTGGTTATTCGAATAATTTCCGGAGACAACCCTGACACCGTTCGAGCTGTCGCGGAATCGGCAGGTGTAAAAAATACGGGCGCGGTCATAACGGGTCCGGAGATAGAAGGATGGTCAGCAGAAGATTTTATTGAAAAAACGAAAGGCTTTACGATTTTTGCCAGAGTTAAACCGTTGCAAAAAGAAAAACTTATCGAGGCTTTGAAACATGACGGTTTTACGGCAATGGTAGGAGATGGCGCCAATGACGCAGTAGCGATAAAAAAATCCGACCTCGGCGTCGCTATGTTTGACGGCGCCGTTGCCACACGCCAAATAGCATCCATTGTTTTGACAAAAAATAGCTTCGGAGATTTACCGAATGGGGTCAAGCTTGCGGACAGTGTTATTGAAAATATTGAAATTTGTGCCAGCATATTTTTCAATCAGATAATCATTGGCTTTCTATTTTTCATTTCTCTCATAATGCTCGGCTATTCATTTCCATTTACTCCCCTCAATATTACTTTTATCAATTACTTTGCGATAGGATTGCCCACATCTCTGATTTTTTATTGGATTATCCGGTCAAGGCACGCTCACTTGTTGCAAGACCCCAGACCATTTCTAAAAAGAGTTTTGCCATTTGCCGCAATCTCAGCACTTCCTCAAACAATATTGGTTGTTTTTGCTTTCTACGCCAGTATTGAGAATACAAAAATCACCAGTCCCACAAGTTTGGTCATTCTGGCTTTTATTCTCGCTGGACTCATATTCTTCACGTTTACCCCGAGAGTGTATGCCGGAGTTACCACAGATGCCCAGAAAAAACAATTTTTCGCGCTCATTGTTTTAGAGATAGTTTCGTTCCTTTTTTTGGTGAAAATTCCCTTTATAGATACTTTTTATAATCTAAAATCGCCGAGCCTCTTAAGCGTCTTGGAACTCGCGCCACTTGCGCTTATCTATGCAGTTATTCAATATATACTCGCAAAATGGTTTTCCCAGGATGAGATTGCTTCACGCAATATCCGCAAGACCCCTACAAACTCCAGTTTATAA
- a CDS encoding DoxX family protein — MKKIITKEQATDVSLLLLRMGAFVIFFQAGGLKLFGWFGGMPPGFELGALLTTAGILEVVGGSLVLLGLFTRPVAFILSGEMAVAYFIGHFPSGVWPIQNHGETAFLLCFVFLFLSAYGAGKWSVDAYVRSRRKGNYQ; from the coding sequence ATGAAAAAAATAATTACAAAGGAGCAAGCGACCGATGTGAGTTTATTGCTTCTTCGCATGGGCGCGTTTGTCATATTCTTTCAGGCTGGGGGGTTGAAACTTTTCGGCTGGTTTGGAGGAATGCCCCCGGGATTTGAATTGGGTGCGCTTTTGACGACTGCGGGCATACTTGAGGTTGTGGGAGGTTCACTTGTTCTTCTGGGGCTTTTTACTCGCCCCGTCGCGTTTATCCTTTCGGGAGAAATGGCAGTTGCCTATTTTATCGGACATTTTCCAAGTGGAGTCTGGCCGATACAAAATCATGGCGAGACCGCCTTTTTACTGTGCTTCGTCTTTTTGTTTCTTTCCGCTTACGGGGCAGGGAAATGGAGCGTTGACGCATATGTTCGAAGCCGACGCAAAGGAAATTACCAATAA
- a CDS encoding dual specificity protein phosphatase family protein, whose translation MPNKIIDIYNHSFGKHGFDYSQIDELVFIGTNMCCQFGFNRELLSKNVQADISLEKDKIDAPAGVSYFLWLPTENDRAPTPDALSLGVQVLEFLINRKIKVYIHCKNGHGRAPTLYIAYLIKSGMGIDEAINFLKSKRPSIHINAFQMEALNRFKDTIFSQ comes from the coding sequence ATGCCAAATAAAATTATTGACATCTATAATCATTCTTTTGGGAAGCACGGCTTTGATTACAGTCAGATAGACGAGCTGGTTTTTATAGGCACCAATATGTGTTGCCAGTTTGGTTTCAACAGGGAGCTCTTATCAAAAAATGTGCAAGCCGACATCAGCTTGGAAAAAGACAAAATAGACGCCCCGGCGGGCGTAAGTTATTTTCTTTGGTTGCCGACGGAAAATGACCGCGCCCCGACCCCGGATGCCCTTAGCCTGGGGGTGCAGGTTCTTGAGTTCCTAATAAACCGAAAAATAAAAGTATATATTCACTGCAAAAATGGACACGGCAGAGCGCCAACTTTATATATCGCGTATTTGATTAAGTCTGGCATGGGAATAGATGAGGCAATAAACTTTTTGAAAAGCAAGAGACCTTCTATCCATATAAATGCGTTTCAGATGGAGGCATTGAACAGATTCAAGGACACAATTTTTTCGCAGTAA
- a CDS encoding aspartate ammonia-lyase: MTNRKIRQKKYYGKETGRAISNFPFDYPRVHSEFIYAIVKIKKAAAFANSRTGDLAEEIKNSIDRACDEILDGKFDEQFLLPGIQGGAGTSVNMNVNEVIANRATEILENVGGKNVVHPNDHVNRSQSTNDVNPSALKLACFDLLEALERSVSLLFTALENKSREFRDVLKLGRTHLQDALPTTLGAEFLSFAFILKRHHERIGRVKKYCLELNLGGTAIGNSINASPEYIAFIFLELRRMTNRQFYPAKSFMSQTSSQTDFLAISQAVSALMLDSSKIADDLRLMAGGPSGGFAEIELPELQKGSSIMPGKVNPVVPETVNQAYYLISGNTVSVEGACAGAQLELGVMLPVIVDRLIQSLKLANEVLTQFSGKCIAGIRANKEICRKYLENSTAYATLLSPKIGYDATTALVRESRETGKNIRELAIHKKILTENEFDKLVRNSSKKSAKTK; encoded by the coding sequence ATGACAAACCGCAAAATACGACAGAAGAAATATTACGGCAAGGAAACCGGAAGGGCAATTTCAAATTTTCCATTTGATTACCCGAGGGTGCATAGCGAATTCATTTACGCAATCGTGAAAATTAAAAAAGCTGCGGCTTTTGCCAACAGCAGAACCGGAGACTTAGCCGAGGAGATAAAAAACTCGATTGATAGGGCTTGTGACGAAATCTTGGACGGGAAATTTGATGAGCAGTTTCTACTTCCGGGAATTCAGGGCGGAGCGGGAACTTCGGTCAATATGAATGTGAACGAAGTCATCGCAAATAGAGCGACTGAAATACTAGAAAATGTGGGGGGTAAAAATGTAGTTCACCCCAATGACCATGTAAATCGGAGCCAATCCACGAACGATGTCAATCCTTCGGCCCTTAAACTTGCCTGTTTTGATCTCTTAGAGGCTCTCGAACGTAGCGTTAGTCTTCTCTTTACAGCCCTAGAGAACAAATCGCGCGAATTTAGGGACGTTCTCAAGCTCGGAAGAACTCATCTGCAGGACGCTCTACCGACTACCCTTGGCGCGGAATTTCTATCATTTGCATTCATACTCAAGAGGCATCATGAGCGGATTGGAAGAGTAAAAAAATATTGTCTCGAGCTCAACTTGGGAGGAACTGCTATCGGCAACTCAATAAATGCCAGTCCGGAATATATTGCCTTCATATTTCTAGAGCTTCGACGAATGACGAATCGCCAATTTTATCCTGCAAAAAGTTTCATGTCACAAACTTCGAGCCAGACGGATTTTCTGGCGATTTCTCAAGCCGTAAGCGCGCTCATGCTTGACTCGTCAAAGATTGCTGACGACCTTCGGCTTATGGCTGGGGGACCTTCGGGTGGATTTGCCGAAATCGAATTGCCGGAACTCCAAAAAGGCTCTTCAATCATGCCGGGAAAAGTGAACCCTGTTGTCCCGGAAACTGTCAACCAGGCATATTACCTCATTTCGGGAAATACCGTATCTGTCGAGGGGGCATGTGCTGGCGCCCAACTGGAGCTCGGCGTCATGCTTCCCGTGATTGTAGATCGACTGATTCAGTCGCTTAAGCTTGCAAATGAGGTTCTAACTCAATTTTCCGGTAAATGCATTGCGGGAATAAGAGCGAACAAGGAAATTTGCAGGAAGTATCTCGAGAACTCAACCGCTTATGCCACTCTACTTTCTCCAAAAATCGGGTATGACGCAACAACTGCACTCGTTCGTGAATCGCGAGAGACCGGAAAAAACATTCGTGAACTTGCGATACATAAAAAAATTCTCACGGAAAATGAGTTCGACAAGCTCGTCAGGAATAGTTCTAAAAAATCTGCAAAAACAAAATAA
- a CDS encoding endonuclease/exonuclease/phosphatase family protein — protein sequence MKNEIKLLQLNIESDKHLERIVPFVKENSFDVLCMQEVPESALQIIAEAANAEYAFAGMTLRTKKNVRSKEGIAIFSRFPIKNKTIMRYAGNDEPAVEFDRRSAESKHATQSYSLLACELEKDSKLFRIATTHFTWTPDGMPDSHQRKDMKELLKAISNFDELLLAGDFNAPRGGEIFGMLTEQLKDNVPARFSSSLDKKLHRGGAQLELMVDGIFSSPGYEVHDVEMFCGLSDHCALVGRVSIAT from the coding sequence ATGAAAAATGAAATTAAATTGCTCCAGCTCAATATTGAAAGCGATAAGCACTTGGAGCGCATTGTTCCGTTCGTGAAGGAAAATTCATTTGACGTTCTCTGCATGCAGGAGGTTCCGGAGTCCGCGCTTCAAATCATCGCTGAGGCCGCCAATGCGGAATATGCTTTTGCGGGAATGACTCTTCGCACCAAAAAAAATGTTCGGTCCAAAGAAGGCATCGCGATTTTCTCCCGTTTCCCGATAAAAAACAAAACAATAATGCGCTATGCCGGAAATGATGAACCCGCGGTCGAATTTGACCGCCGAAGCGCCGAGTCCAAACACGCAACTCAAAGTTACAGTCTGCTTGCGTGTGAACTCGAAAAAGATTCTAAACTTTTTAGAATTGCCACTACCCATTTCACCTGGACTCCAGACGGAATGCCCGACAGTCACCAGCGCAAAGACATGAAAGAATTGCTGAAAGCCATAAGCAATTTTGATGAGCTTCTTCTTGCCGGAGACTTTAACGCTCCGAGAGGTGGCGAAATATTTGGGATGCTTACAGAGCAGTTAAAAGACAATGTGCCGGCACGCTTTTCTAGCAGTCTAGACAAGAAGCTTCACCGTGGAGGAGCGCAACTTGAACTTATGGTTGACGGCATTTTTAGCTCGCCCGGATATGAGGTCCATGACGTAGAGATGTTCTGCGGATTAAGCGACCACTGCGCCCTTGTCGGGAGAGTAAGTATAGCTACTTGA